The Numenius arquata chromosome 6, bNumArq3.hap1.1, whole genome shotgun sequence sequence AATACATATGACGATGATCAGGATGAGGGAGGCAGAACTCATTGTTTTCCAACACTCCTGCTATTACTAGCAATTTCACATGAAAGTAGGGCACTTTCTTTGAGAGAATCAACACAAAAGTGTCACTCAGTTTCATTAGCAGAGTGGTGgttctttgctgttcctgctctaATGCTCTTCATGGGTGAAGAATTCAGTCCAGTGCTTTGGGAAAGAGGTACAAACATTGCTAATTGCACTTGGATTAATATTCTAGGAAATTTTAACAAAGCACTCTGCTGGAAAAATTCATTAAGCAGTACAGTAATCCCATTGGGCAGCTACCATAGTGTCAAACTGGTTTTAATCATGGTGGAAATGTTTTGTACTTTATGCAAAACCAGTGCTTGCAAGATCTGGCATAACTGGAGAGCCTACAGAAACACTGAAGTCCACAAGTAACTGGTACAATTACAAAGGCAATAGGGTATCAGAAAATGCTTGGGGACACTACATTACATTAAGCAATATTTCCATGGGTCCTACATGTTCATACACCAGACCTTGCTCATTTCTGCGTCGGAAACTTGTCTACagccttccaacctcaattaaTAGATTGCTTTCTGCTCTGTGAGAATGAGGAGGAGTGAAAAACAGGAAAGGTACACAATTTATGTAGCTCCCCTGTTTTTTATTATCCTCTGCCTGTGAAGGCATGAATAGCTACTTTAGGACAGTGAAAATCATCATTTTTGAATCATTCTTAAGACTGCagctattttattagaaaaattttCTTACTGTCCCACTGATCTTCCAGAACTGGCCTTCTCAAACTTTTTCCTGGCATAGATCTTGCCTGTCCTCAACCATCTTCACAAAACTTTGTGTCCAAACAGGGAAATAACTACACATCCAGAAGCTCAGCTCCTCAAGTGCGTTGTCATAGTATTTTTCATCCTCAAGACAACTCAGTTTCTCTTCTATCCCCCTGCTAGCTCTGTTTGCATCTTTCCCAGCTGTAAAGGCCAGTtcatggagagggaaaaaactCTACACAGTGACTTTTGAGTGGTTATAAATACTGATCTGGGGCATGCTCCTTTGATTCAAATAACTGTCCACcagccctgcaggaaaacgggtttaaagataaaagaagaaaatccaaaccTCTCTGTACATTCAGCAGCTCTCAGTCCAGCCTCAAGCTCTGTGGCAGGCAAGTGTCAAAAATAGTCTCTGTGCCTGCAGACAAGGTTTTCTGAAATTAGGGTAGTAGCTATATGACACAGAAAACCTATACAGTACATGCAGACATAGAGGAAGAATTTGTCTGCTACTCTCAAAGTGCAGACATTTTgtgtatttgtgtttatttttttaagagggatACTTCCAAcacaggtgacttttttttttcatcccttgagATTTTATCATCCCTGCAACAAGGAAAGCTACAGCTTATTTTGAAAAGATACAATTCTTGAAAAGGAACTGCTCATGGGAGCAAAGCAGCGAGAATGCTGTTGCTCAACAGAACAAATCCAAATGATAATCAGAGTTGCTACCTAAAGCAGGCTATATAAAAATCACTTCCAGGAGCCTCATCAGAATCCAGAGACATTGATAATTAAATATAAGCACTTGCATGTCTGTCacttactacctttttttttggtgctgtttcTACCCCAGGACATACCTGACCCTTGCACTCACTCCCTCATGAGCACAGAATTGTCCCATCTTGCTTTCAATTCTATTTTTCTCATAGACATTATTCACTGTTAATTAGGCTTCACAATTTCCCCATGTTCATTTGCTACACCAATAAGCTTATGAAAGTACATGGCTGCAATGGGAAATCTGGATTACAGTGAAATTGGCTGAAAAGCATGGTATTTGGCCTTTGTTTCCTAGAAGAAACACAACTACAAACCACTGTTGTCACTGCAATCCAGTACCTCTAGACAGAAATGGGAGCTTGTGCTGCTGTTCTGTTTAACATGTCCTCCTCTGGAGTGCAGAGGGTCTGCAGACCACCACAGCTGTTCCTCCTCCTGCAAACAGGTTTAGCATCAATAGACAGATTATCAGATCCAGTAACTGATACTGGAAGGCAAGTGTTAGATAGCATGCATCTGTCTGTCATAGCTTTAAGACTCACGATTCGAACACAGTCTAGAGTATGCACGTGCTCAAGACTCACACACGATGAACTTGTACTTCATCAGAACCGAGCCAATGCTGATCATTTAGTCCACCTGGAAAACTAAGATGTCTAGCAAGTATGACATAGAACAATTTCATACAACATTATACCACagtaaaaaatgcacaaaaaaaaagctgacaaaatGCAGAAGAGCTGCTAGAAAAATCTAAACGGTAGAAAATAAGCACTTTCTATATAAATCTCACTTTCTCTTTGTATTTACTTATACCCACATTTATCTCTCTTTTATTACATTTCTATACAAAACTGGTATTGGCTCCGTTCTCAATGAAAGCTCTCACCTCCATGCAATTTGCAATTGCATCCACACTTTCTGCTATCAAGAATCAAGATGGTTAACTTGCATTTCATTTCCATGATTGTGGCAGCACTTTATCAACAAAGTCCCTAcctatatgtatttatatagatatacatgtatatatacacacatacatacatacatacacatgacAAATACTTCTGcagttttcctctcttccagtgtttggaGTGACAGTCATCCTAGAAGGTGAAGGCATACACCACTCCCACAACCACGATATTTCCAATTGTTGCTATTATTGCAATCCATAACAATATGGCGTCATTTGAAGAACGGGATGTCTCTTCTGGTGGATTCTGCATGGAAGAAGCTGCATGGACGTTGGCTGACGAGTTAAACAAGGAGTACTCTGTACTAAAGTCCTCGTTGGGTGAGTCCATAAAGGCTCCTCCCATAACAGGAAGCTGTGAAGAAAGATACAGCAAGATTAGACTGCAGACCAATACCTGTATTTGCTTTGTCTCAAAGTCATTACAGATGACTAACCACTAGCAAACCTGCAAAATTAGTGAGATGTCATGTACATGGTGCTCATCTGTCAGTAATACCACAGACACATTACactatttcttccatttctgttaGAATCAATATTATTGCAGAAAACCTACGTATGTTACATGGAATATACGTAAGAGCCAGCATGCAGGCTCCAAGTCAGCCTAAGTAATTAGAAGCATTTAGAAAGAAGAGATACAGCTATCTACAAAGCACTCACATACTAAAATGGAAGTTTACAGCAATATGATTGTTTTGTGACTACCGGCAATGGTATCATACTGCCATAGGCATCCAGCAAGCACAGTGAGGATGTGATGCAGAGAATTTGTCCTCCTGTTATGTATCGCTCAGAAGTGAACCCTTGCATTATGTAGAGATTATGCAAAAACATATGAATTGCAAAAGTTCTTACTGTAAAACAGGTGGAATATACTCATTGCACTAACTTCACTTGCCAAACACACTATTCCATAGGATTTCCAACACTTCTCCCACCCCACTGGGTGGGACTTCCTCCTCCTGGGAAGGACAAAGTTTCTTTGGTGCTTTTAGTGGATTTCTCAGTGGTACCAGGAAAAGTTCTCAGTAAGATAGCAGTTACTCAATGCAGGAatatggaaaagttaaaaaaaaaaaaagaatcatttaaCCTTCTCCTTATACAGGTTCCAGTTGCCTTCCCAACTTCATCATAGATCACAACTATTTTATCCTCTACATAGATGTATAAAATTACATCCTTCTGCAAATGTATGGATTCTTCATTCAGGCAAGAGAAGGATACCTACTGCAGCACTAAGACCGTCTATTACTTAAAAAAGGTTCACAGAAGAGCTTTTTGCTTCCATCCTTGTCCCTTGTATGCTTGGGAACACAGATCTGGAAGCATTTCCCCTGGCTCACCAGCTGCAGGCACCACAGGCTCATGCAcagtcctgcacgtgggtcagggcctagaagcacaaatacaggccTGGTGGAGAATGGacggagaacagccctgaggagaaggacttggagtgttggttgatgagaagctcaacacgagccagcaatgtgcgctcgcagcccagaatgCCAAccatgtggccagcaggtcatagcaggtgattctgcccctctactcccctctgctgagaccccacctggagtactatgtccagctctggagcccccaacataagaagaacatggcCCTGTTGGAGCAAGGCCAGAGGAgaccacaaaaatgaccagagggctggagcacctctgctatgaggacaggctgagagagttgaggttgttcagcctggagaagacaagactctggggagaccttactgcatcctttcagtacttaaagggggcttataagaaagatggggacaaattttttagcagggcctgttgcgataggacaaggggtaatggctttaaagtaaaagagggaagatttagactagacataaggaagatattttctacattgagggtggtgaaacactggcccaggttgcccagagaggtggtaaatgccccatccctggaaacattcaaggtcaggttggccagggctctgagcaacctgatctagttgaagatgtctctgctcattgcagggggtttggactagatgattgtttcAGAAAAACTGCAGAACATCTACTTCACATATCTACAAATGCTCAGAACACATCCTTCTGAATATACTATAAAAAGCCTAAGATCTGCTCAGTAACTTCAGGAACTGCAACTGTTACGTACTGCAGAAGAGCATAAGCAGCATGGGTATCATAAAGCCCGAAGTCTCTACAGTACTCAGTAACTAAAACTCCCAGAGGATTGTAGTAGGTAGGCAGACCAAACCCATGGctttactggaggaaaaaaacccagagccgTATGTCCAAATCTCTCTTCCAGCCTGACCAGAAGGGAAAAATTCCACCACGGTGTTGATGACCGGTTTGATCGTGAGCAATGAGTAAAACCTAGACATCAATGTGTCCTACCTCCACTCTGCTTTTAGATCTGTTAGAACTCCAGTGCTTcaaggaaagctgaaaaaagtctggGAATGTTCTCTGTATGCAACACCAACCAACCTTTCCTTCCCCACAGTGGTTTCCATGCTGCTGCTGTCAAACGATCTCCTGTTTGACACCCTGCTTGTACATGCTTTTGCGTTTTTGGCATTCTTCACCTTTCTGAATAGGGATTTCTTCTACAGCTGAAAGCCTCACTCTGTAACAACTAAATAAAAATTCCTCCTGCTATTATACTACTAGTAGTACTATTATAACTTCAATAGTACTGTTGACATCACCACAGCCTTTGAATCAGAGGAACCAGTCTTGTCTTCACTCAGCCACATCACAGAATGTTATCCCATCACCCCTGAATTACCGTGCCCAATACTCACCGGGCTGAAAAATCAATCTCTTTTAATAACCTGTCCACATCACATTTTGACTCTCCCAGTAACCTCTCCCTTTGGTACCAAACTACACCCATCCTGGTTGTGAACAACTGTGCTATGGAGGCTGCTAAACAGGGCAGGATTTGAGGATAAACCACCTCTCCTCTCCATAGTGGTGGCTGTAATCTACAAATTAGAACAAAGAATTTGCGAAGCTTGAgaataaagtaactttttttgctTGCTATCCGTAACATTTTACTGAGCTATAAAAGGCAGACTCTCTTTCAAAGCTGAACAAATTTCATCTGTACGAGAAAATATCATGTCACattcaaaatgaaacagagaaTGATGAAAGACCACAATGGATATGTCATACTACCTAATCcacattaaataaaattatctttgagATCAAATATGATTAGACAAAAGCAGTTTGCAAGAAACCAAACAGGAAATTGCAAAAGTCAAGTTTGATACATTCTCCCTGCATCAAAGATTTTTGCTGCC is a genomic window containing:
- the C6H14orf132 gene encoding uncharacterized protein C14orf132 homolog, translating into MGVVWYQRERLLGESKCDVDRLLKEIDFSARLILLYLSSQLPVMGGAFMDSPNEDFSTEYSLFNSSANVHAASSMQNPPEETSRSSNDAILLWIAIIATIGNIVVVGVVYAFTF